Within the Helicoverpa armigera isolate CAAS_96S chromosome 24, ASM3070526v1, whole genome shotgun sequence genome, the region GCCTCCCGTGCCTGCTGAGAGCATCAGTTATGTGCAAAGATCAAGGTGAGGGGATACATCACTTTATATTTCAAGCAAAGTCGAAATTAGAATAAGCAaagattttgatatttgtaaagttacattaaatattggaatcatcatcatcatcatcctcctgcccttatcccaattttatttggggtcggtgcagcaggttttctccttccatactcatATATCTGCGGAGTAACATTCTtacacaagtaacattctttcttaccatatctactttcacataATTCATCCAACGTTGGACTCTTCTAGATAAAATGATAAAACTCTTAGTCAAGCCAACTCTGCAAGTTTATGTGTTATAAGCAGAAAAGGAACaatcaaacaataaattacaagAAGTAGGTACTAAATTCTGATCATCTAGCTGTACGTATAAAAGCATACGATCAGAAAATAAATGGAGTATTCAAATCACCATCGCATAACATAGGGGAATCCTCAATACTAGTAGTTGATGACGTAATAACAGTTAATAACACTGGCAGACGAGGAAACATTGCAACAATAATAAAGAAACCTGCCAGACTGCTATAGGAATGTCAAGGtttcaatgttattgatataCCTACGAATTTTAGATGATTTTtgagaaattcaagttttagATGACATTTCTTTTGAACTTTCAAACTCAGACTAAAGACAAGTTTcatttaccaaataaaaaaaattcaaacaatGAACACGAAGGTCTTCAAAATGTATTCAAATCTAATCAACCAAATATTGGACACGTATGCAAATAAAGCAAAGTAATATAAACAGATGCATATTCAAGAatatttactgttttataaagatgcatacatttacattaaagAGGACGATCGTCTAGTCATTACCCAGATGACTAAGTGTTGGAACAATTAAGTCAAGTTGATAATTAAGTACACAACTCTTTAAACCagttacatacaaataaaacgttttatcAAAAACCTGTTTGGACGAGTTGTGAAGGTAATTGAGGAAAACGTCTCATTATTGTTTCTGATAGAAGCTTCAACATGGtttcttaaaattttgaattcactCAGTCAAAAGATTTCTCTTTATATAGTCGCTGCTTGTAGGTAGTAAAAACTACCGCTAAAACTTATCGTATTATTATTTAGACTTCGGGAAGCGAGCTCGATAAAATAAAAGGTCAGGAAAGGTTAAAGAAGATAATATTTACACTAATCTTGTAATGCTGAACTTGATCTTGCTATAACATACACTATTAACCATACTTTTGTTAATAATCTAATCCTAGCTACAAAAAGAATACCGGAATGACCAATAGTAGACGCACCGCTTGAAGCAGGATGTTATTGCAAAAAAGACGTGTAACTCACCTTATAGATGTAtcaactaaaaaacaaaaatcaaatgcGTTATAGAACCTACTAGTCTGTTACTTAACACAGATCAGATCATCTTACTTTATACGTAAGAGGAAAGATTAGTTGTTTTATGCGAAATAGGCATTTTGGTTACCTTAGTGTTTATGCAAGACACTCATAACGtagggaaaaaatattttcatcccaccatctcggaaagagtatttttaccctttgataactgagcgcaaaagccgtttttatcctctagagcggcaaagtgatttgaatttggaacatcgtgtgcaatactccatttgtgacaatcttgataagacttttcaaacaaatacatattcaacaaataaaatactgcttaaaataattattcaattaattaagtaatttttattattgtttttacatagatttttgacCTCGTTCAATTTataactgagttttcaaataaattaactttaataggtacttctttttaatttgatactcatatgtgcgcgccattttgtttttaaatttcctcgatgaggtgggatgaaaagttacgtgttgcactcgagtgcaaagatttttcaccttgtgctcttttgattccctcgctatcgctcaggattctaattattgaaacactcgctacgctcgtgtttcaattttagaatccttcgcttgctcggtcatcaaaattgagcccgcggttaaaaagcaactttgcactcttgtataacaaataactattaaggCCTTTTGCAGGTAGTTCTAGAGATCAAAGTAAGAGTATCCTACCATAAACTGTAAGCATtgaacatttcatgaaatatgtactGATGAAAAACAAACTTTCTTTTACAGATGCGAGGGCCCAGAGCAATACAGCGTCTGCTGCGGTCCAGCGCCGAGTCGCAACCCATCCGTGCTGCCTCAAGGCAACTGTGATTCCAAGATGTCTGCCTTCCCCCCTGACCCGAGCTCAGGTTGTTGTGGTTTAGACAGCAGAGTGGGCAACAAGATTGTAGGTTAGTATTGCTGAAGAAGCTTATGTATGAGTGGTGTTTTGGGTGTAGAGGTAATATGAATGAAGATCGCATCTACTTCTATTGTATATGTACATGGATAGGTCAATGTCATTAGGTtcataatttgaatttgaatgtgtAGTCTTCccaaacctacatacataaacttATTCCCGCATTTTCAAAATTCCAGGAGGTACAGCGACAACAGTAGACCAGTACCCCTGGCTGGTTATGATCGAATACGTCAAACTAGGAGTCACCAAACTACTTTGTGGTGGAGCTCTCATCAGCGGCAAATATGTCTTAACCGCTGGACATTGTGTTGCTGGAGCAGTTCTTGATATTGGAACACCGTAAGTATAAGTAGAtgcttttgtattttatggTGTTATGAAAGAAAGAATGGGAAGTAAAAGGTAGTCATGAATTTGATTCCTTTGTATGACTAGAGTTGGTAATAGAATGAAACGATGTGCACTGTTTACTTATTTCAGAGAGTCTTCCATAACTTTCAAAAGCTTTGTACGTTAATGTCTGTTTAATCTGTAGTCAAGAAATTGCCAAAATTGTTGACACAAAGTTCTTACACTGTTGCAAGAAGAAGTGACATATCGCACAATACCTTAGGATTTTCAATTTCATGTAACAATTTATAATCGACGTTACTAATGTCAGtaacaatatacatatgtatgtaattattgtaAACGTAACAGCACATAACCTTTCAATTCTCTTTCCAGTCGAAGAGTACGTTTGGGAGAATACGACATTTCCCACGAAGGCGCAGACTGCGCTCCAGTGGAAGCCGGCGGTGAAGACTGTACCGAAGGAGTGACGAGGATCGAGATTGAGAAGGTCATTCCTCATCCGCAGTACAACCCAGTCAGTGCTTTGAAGAGGAACGATATTGCTTTGTTGAGACTGAAGGAGAATGCTCCGTTCACAGGTTTGTATGCGGTTCTCTTTAATAACAAATCACTGATATAATTAATCCTGGTTAAGTGTCTCATTTTGGTACATGCAATATCATCATAAACACACCATAGCCATTCAGATGATGTGTTTAGGAATTGTCTACAACTAAACTACTTGTACTGTCGGGAATCTCGTTTCATTCCTTTGACAAAGAAGATAGCAAGTGTTGTTGCTTTTGGAGTAATAttcttattttcaatatttcagaCTTCATCCGCCCAATCTGCTTGCCCAACAAGGACTTGACATTGCCTGAGAATACTCCTCAAAACTTCAGTTTGTATGCCGCCGGTTGGGGCGCTGTCAGCACGAGGCAATCTTTCAGCAACGTCAAACTTCACGTTGAATTGCCTTTCGTTAGCCAGGATGTAAGTAATCATActctttatgtttatttgaccAGGCACAATATAAgtccttttttttttcatcatcaaatgacccacaGCCGGAGCAACTAAGACTCTTCAGTCTCTTactgactcttactgactaaaaaccgtcgtgttccgtcgtaggccttttatgtaccagggccgcggtaactctttcgaacaatcccgcagcccacaATACAAGTCTGGActttacttttttatgattCTTCAATGTCAGATAGATGCATTGTATTACAATAATGTCTAAAACTGTTATTTCTTTCCCCAGAGATGCCAACCTGCCTACAGCCAGCCCGGTCGCAGTGTGACCCTATGGCAAGGCCAGCTGTGTGCCGGAGGTGTCACCGGCAAGGACTCATGCAAGGGAGACTCTGGCGGTCCCCTCATGTTCGAAGATGGAAGGACCTATGAAGTCATCGGTGTCGTCAGTTTTGGACCCGTTCCTTGTGGCATGGAAGGCATTCCTGGTGTCTACAGCAAAGTATACGAATATCTGGACTGGATTAGGACCACTATTGTTCCTTAAGCTACTTTTATCTTGACGTGTAGTGACCTAATCCAATTCAGATATTTTTGGTAgagatgcatttttttttctcgaagtACAATTTCTTTGTCGTTTTAAGTGTATGTAGTCAATGCAAAAGTGAGATTTGGagcataatatttaaaactaaatttgGGTCACTATCAgcgtttatttaataataagacTCGTCCATGACTCAACTTGTTATATCTGACCGCAATAAACTGTAATGATCATTTTTTGTTGCATAGTTTTCATGAAATGTTATAGACCTTTTTgatacaaaagaaaatttcgccctatcaatttgtttttgatttgataCTTCAACTATTTAAATGTTACTGTCTTTCCGTTTCTTCTGCATTAAGCGTAAATTCTGCTCAAGATTTCCAACATCGAATGCGTCACATTAACTTTTAAGATTAACATAATTTAAGTCAAATAAGTATACTTAACTATTATTATGCTTGTTGTTGAACAAGTTAGGATTGAAGGTTGATAGTTTTTCAAATCTTGCGTCACTGTCATTGACTttaatactaattatattttctgtatCTTATTTCTTACTATCAATCTCTTTCCTTCGCTCCGTAGTACAGCTCACGCGATGCAAAGATCTCAAGACTGTTCGACTTCAGATGAGATAGTTCGTAAGTCAAACAACGTCTATTGAGATTACtactattaataaataagtgtgAGAATTTTCACAATactgtcgttttttttttctttatatcctAACCACGTATACTTAAAAACTCACCACTGATGTTTAAATCGCTAGTTTCTCTTAAACTGACTACAAATAAAGCCTTTCCTCCTTTGGTACACTCTCAGTGAACTACATTATACCCTTGTTCAGGTTATTCCTGTATGGTGTATGCAAATCAGCTACGCTTTTCAAATGCCTCATTTGGTGTAACAGTTGACTCATTCAAACTATTTGTCAAATCATAAATTCCTCTACATGCTTTATGCCTGGactaattttgtaaaagtaaataatatgtggcgtgcacttggagaggcctatgtccagcagtggactgcgatgaGCTGATGATGGATGGAAGTAATATGTGTAAAGTTTTCCTAGGAACTGACAAAATCCGATCGCAATAAAACTTACGATATTTCGGCTTTGCAATGTGCAGTACACCTTGTGTGGTAATTTGAGATTAAACTACACCtaacttataaaataagtagAACTCAAATATAACTTACCTCTAGCATTCGTGGCAGCGTCTGCAATCTTCTGGAATGCGTCCAGGAAGGCTGCGATCGCAACCAAGGCTGACCTGCCAAATTGGAAAGCGCATTTTAGATCGATATCCTTATGTTCTTGTTTCGTGTCTACATTAAGGATGGAAACAAGTTATGTATCAACAAAATGAAATTCCTTTCTATAAATACCAATCTTCTGCCTGCTAAGCTATCTCATTGGCACATACATTTCTATATCTTCATTTACTTTTCCCACCTATATGTTTGTCATTTTTGTGTcagtgttctttttttttaaactatctcTGCATACTGCAGTAGATACGAAAGTAGAGGTATTTCTAAGAGATCAGGAAgaaatctatttaaaattgcAGAGACATTAACATTTGCAGATAAACCTACaactactaataataaaatctacaccaaacaaacatcaaaacCTCAAATACCAAACCGCAGCCGTGACCTTTACAAGCGAAATATTGACTGGACAAGACGCACACAACAATAACTCTTTTATGTTCGGATCAGATGCAGTCGTATCATTGTCAATTTGCGAGTCAATAGCCACTCAATTGTCGTTCAGTGTACTTCTGTTACATTGCAATGAAGGGGGGTTATACTTATATTTCGCGAGTACGGATTGTATGATTGCACTTGAAAGGTcagcaaaatgttttaaattccaATTGGTTTGATGATGTGAGGTTAAGTTTTTGCTACCCTTTTTATTCGTGGTGGTGCATTTGTGTACTGTTGTGAATTTGCTTGCTAAATTacttgtaattattaattatttggaactagctgtttccctcTATTTAGCAGCGTCCCGGAAGCCACTATGTGTTCCTGAGTAAGCATTTAGACAATCTCTTCAGCAGCATAATATTACTTACTACGTCTCATTATCATCAGGATATTTTACCCAGCTGCTTATGCCTAGCTCATCCatactccgagcctttttcccaactgtgttggggtcggcttccagtctaaccggatgtagctgagtaccagtgctttacaaggagcgactgccctatctgacctcctcaacccagttatctcgGCAACCCAAAACTCCTTGGTTAAACTTGCTTATGCCTAgctatcataataatttaaagactGAAGAGAAGAATTTTACTACTTACTTCAATGCTGAGTGGAGTTTCGTAGCTTTTGATATAAACTCCTCCCACATCGGTGCGCTGTTCtgtaaacaaagaaataaataatattagttgtagaattcagaattgcaaagtttatcagcatcatcagctttttttatcgtcccactgctgggctgtcACCTCATCTcacaagatatacttagaaagtacatgcaaacttggaaaagttgcattgatacttgcctaaCAAGCAATaaaacccacactcatacttgagatgTTGGTTCTTTACCATTAGTTATTTAGCGCAAACTGTACCCAGCTGTAACTGTGTATTCGTTTCTATATGTGTAGAAGTGAAAATCAAAATCATATGTAAAACCACATCCAGAACgtcaaaaataattgaaaccgTGATGATCGAATTGATCCATCAGTGTAAGCCATTTATCAATCAATCAGTTGGTAAAAGCAATACATTAGCGCCTGCGGATATAGGAACAGCAATCAATCACATTAGTGCTATCCTGATTGTTTGctgttacatatttttcaattaatattttggttatGATTTACAAAAGGGCTGAAcgtatgtttatattattatttcatggaGTTGTTTTAGTTAGGTTCACCTATGCCTTTAGAATCTTTTTTTCACAACTCTGCAATAAATAAGGCAACAGATTTTTACTTTTCTGCGTAGTAAAAGGGTCATATTTTCAAAAGTTAACTTTGCGACGAACAATACCATAACGATACTACTTTTGAAACTAAAACTTCATGAAATAGGGAAAGTCATCTACTACCATTTAATCCCAAGGTTTTTGCCTTGTAGAATTTGCTTCTGTTTTTAGTACCTCTATCCCTAAATTCCTACCTTACCCAAATTCTTGATCAAGTGAGTCTTCCTAATTCATACAACCTTCAActcaattttcaactttatcaccTTAATCCTTAAATCAAAATTCCCTTACAGAAGCCCAAATGTATCTCAAGGTGGTCACTGAATGGACGGACGGGAGCAATTTGTGGGTACAGGTGAACGGAGAAGGTAATTGTTCCACTGTATACATGAAGGATGAACTTGTTTAGTTACTTAAAACGTCCGTTTTGAGGATAGTTTTTCTGCCGAAGACGCGGTACATGCAAAATATGGACATGTAAATGCGGATTTAATTCAGGTGTGTTAAATGAAAAtgtgtcaaaatcaaaatcacaattttttaaatagaagtgCTCTGAAAATAAGTATTAAGATAAATCCTTAGGATGACGGAACCTACAAAATCGGTCTTCATTATGGTGTAGGTAAAAAAGAACGAAAAAAGATAGATAGGTCCTCGCTTATCGGACTATGCAAAACTGGTTTCTTATTTCATAAGGAAAAAGTATTCAAAAGAACTTGTATGCGAAGATGAAATACTAATCAACTCCTTGATTGACAgggtaaataaaatcacagaaTAGCTAGGTATTCTTAAATACCGATAGACTGTTGATTAACTATTGTATatccaaataataatttgaaatgaCTATAGTCTTACAAAAACTGAATTCAgctatttattaattgaatctGAGCATGTTTTTACAGTAAGGTGATTGACTACTTCGGtaaattaaacagtaatttactGTAGACCTTCAATTGTCCAAAACACTAATCAAAAAGCAATATACCAAATCATTTCAAGGTTCCATCTAACATGCCTTGACTCGCCCTTAACATCGTCAATAAAATTCCATTCAACACTACAGAACGCCAAATCACTTCTAATAAAATCTATGAACAAAACAATGTATTAATTAACGACCTTTTCATTGATTACATTAACCAAAATGAAGATGACGTGTTCACTCAACTATTCATTGGGTTTAATCAAATTGTATgcgaaacaaaaaaattgggaaCAATCAGATTCGCAAATGGGGCCGATGGAACAATTCGGTCACCGTTGATTGCAAATGAAGTCATGAATGTTAATGACTGCAGACTATTAAGATATTAAGAAAGGCTAGGCTTGAATGTTGATTGTAGAGAAATTGAAGCAATTGATTTGCTTGAACGTCACAAATGGGTTGTAAACGTTTAAGAGACCGATAAGCACGGAGCATGCAAGTTTAATCGTTTCCCACGTTACCAATTTTCTCATATCGTGTAGCACCTATTAATGCCTGGGAAAAAATGTCCTTAGTCCTGAAGTAATTTTCAATCGAACACAATAccaagttttatgaaaatcacCTGAAGTTATGAGATACGTAGGCGCTTAGCGGTAGGTAAGCTCAGAAATGCGTCATTTGATACAAAGATGAAAGAAGACgcacaaataaaattagtataagGGCAGAAGAATGATGAGCGGGGAAGCACAATGATTTATTTTCGCTATAAGCAAATTGTGCCTCCGCAAGAACAAATTAAACAATCGTTTCCCTAAATAGAATTAATAACCTAGAGCTAAAAATAAAAGGAGCGTGGGCAGACCTGATAATAATATCATACGCCTACGATGTTTTGTACGAAGATCGTTTTCCCGTGGGCGTAATCAAACTCAGTCAGAATTAAGACGCAATCGTTTAGGTCTTCAGATATAATGGTAATTTGATTATGATGATACCCTTATCCTTCTAAATCTCATTAATCTATTTGAAGATTAGACTCTTCCAAAAAACTCAAAGCTTCTAGAAACTAATTATGGGTATGTTCATTCCAAGCAGAAGAATCTTTTATAAAAACTGGATACTAAAGTTTAAAACCAACAAATAATTACGCAAATACCAGACTTTTTGCTCAACAAAAATGCTCGAAATGGTCAGACAGATGTATGTTTTTTTGGTAAAACAATCTGACCAAGCCAGATTGTTTTACCAatctttcttttttcaaattcaggATTTTACAGACATCTGTCTGACCGATATCAACGTAATGCCAAcgacaaaaaaacttttgataCTTATTGCGGACCTAAGCAACAAGCTCAAAATAAAACTTGCCAGGTAGGGATTTCGCTCGTACACGAATTATCGTATTTCAAATGGAATATCACTTCAATCACTAGAATTTTAACGTTGAAAAAAATCTAGCACATGCCACAGCCTAGATAAACCAACCACCTCTTTTGGAAGTCAACATTCAGCAGAGGATGGATGATAGATGGTAGACGTTGGTGTCCTATGACTAACACGATGATGATCAATAGGGAAGCTTTAGCAACACAATATCGAAACAATATATCCTATAGCAGCCcaaaagcaaataataaaacaagtcaCTCCGTAACGGTGATTGAATTACTTAGAATGAATTGCAAGAAGTTTTTGTTcgtattcaatttatttgttaaccTTTATTGAATAGGCAGCTATACACTAGAGCTAGCGCCGCTGAACCGGGGACGACTAAAGCCTATGGATTTGTCCATGTTCCGATGTTCCTAAGCCTATTGTAATGCTACGCTTTTGTAGAAAACTggctgtacctatgtattgcaATCCCCTTATTTTTGCGAAACAAGCACATTTTTGCCAGATTACATTCAAAGGTAGACCGGCAATCGATGGTCATCCACCGTCTTGATTTTATATGTGTATAGATACCCGATTACTTGTGCTCCCAAAACTGTAAATTCATAATCTGACAGACAGCTTGTCATCAAGTACCACATACATTTGTCAAACATATTTGTGACCCGTGAGAAATATCAACAAGGTTGTATGTAAATGCTTTTATCAGGTTCTACAAACGTTATCAACTGTTGACCGTCATCCCTGTTTAGGGTATCAAAAGTAGAAAGTTTTGTTGACTTGTCCTCATGTCTCTTTTCATCATGAGTTATGAAATTGCTGAACATATTCCCATGTACTTCTAAAGTTCCCAACCATTGTAAATCTTGCAATATCCAGAAACTGATCATTCATTCATCTACTGCTTATCCTTATTTCATTTGCGGTCAACGCTACTCATCTTCTTCCATATTTCGAATGTATTATCCTTTCTGGTCATATCATCTTCAACACAACTAATATAATACGCCCCAAAGATCAAAACCTTTACCCAACAAAACCAAAAGTACACTTCGTTTACTCCACAATCCTTGATAGAAGGCCATATACTAATAAAACTGTTGCTAATATTAGTATGACCCCTAATCTCTGTTGATTTAGGATCTGTGGCGTAATTATACGTGAACCCGATCAACTGAGAGGGGTCGATTGAAACATGTGTCAAAGGTTCTATGTAGATAGGTATACAGGATGTGTCGTTCACATTTAcatgtggagatctaagggggaggcctatgttcagcagtggacgtcctatggctgagatgatgatgatgttgatgatgaacGAAACACCCGATATAAAGAGGCTTGAAACATTTGTCAAAGGTtccatataggtatgtataaggAGGTTGTATAAAAGGCTTATAGCCGTGGCAGCGGTCAGTAACCTCTTTTCTAAGTGTAGCAAACCTTTTTAGAAGAAGTTTATGGCTTGTTGTGCAAGAGTTACTAGTGTAGGTCTTTAAGTAAGTTGCTATGGGTGATTATTGTGTGGGATGCTGAACTATACTGAGTAATTAGATAAGTAAATAGTCATCTCATATACGGGTGGTATAGCTGTTGTTTTTTGGGCATACTGAATTGAAATGCTGTCATAGTTTTTATGTCAGTCACTTTAAGGAAATAATAGAGTACAAGATGATCAAGAGCAACAACATC harbors:
- the LOC110371189 gene encoding phenoloxidase-activating enzyme is translated as MEYYPHIVIIKPMGNSMKQFSSYNTPHFVPYNEPGKQYQYWKVYTPGQILQPIMPPVVYTANVPQNGVPNPVIANQVENPIKQPVINRQDYLEANATKLPEPHTRDTEFGTTEAPASESTENLSTSSLEQTGTIEQTSNESPITEEPTTENSCQTPSGGSGECISVYNCQVLLALVNKKDRTSEDVDLLKRSQCGHVGKTPAVCCPKAQQQGNCFTPEGKVGQCISLYSCPHLANMLKPPVPAESISYVQRSRCEGPEQYSVCCGPAPSRNPSVLPQGNCDSKMSAFPPDPSSGCCGLDSRVGNKIVGGTATTVDQYPWLVMIEYVKLGVTKLLCGGALISGKYVLTAGHCVAGAVLDIGTPRRVRLGEYDISHEGADCAPVEAGGEDCTEGVTRIEIEKVIPHPQYNPVSALKRNDIALLRLKENAPFTDFIRPICLPNKDLTLPENTPQNFSLYAAGWGAVSTRQSFSNVKLHVELPFVSQDRCQPAYSQPGRSVTLWQGQLCAGGVTGKDSCKGDSGGPLMFEDGRTYEVIGVVSFGPVPCGMEGIPGVYSKVYEYLDWIRTTIVP